The DNA segment GCCCACCTGGCGCGCGAGACCCGGTTCGTCCAGGTCATGCGACGCCTGGATTTCATGCGGAAGAAATGGAGCGTCCCCGTCGACGACTTCTGGGAGGCGGCGCGGACCTCCATCATGCATCACCCCTACCGACCGTTCCTCGGGATGCTGGCCGGAAACCCAGAAGACCGCCGCGACTACGAGGAATTCTCCATGGTTTATGACCGGGCCGACCTGGAATCAACCGAGGCCCCGTTCATCCTCCACATCCAGCACACGCCTGGACCTGCCCTCGATTCCGCCAGGGACGATTGGAACCTCGTCGGCGCTCACAATACGTCCTCTGTGCGCGACATAACTTTGATGCTCAACGGCACCCGGGAAGAGCTTCGGGCCAACTACGCCGAACGGTTGATGGAGGCCAGCCCCAACAACGCTTACGCGGCGTCCATGCTGGTGAAGTACGACTGGGCCAAGTCCCAGCCGAAGCTCGCTGAATGGAAAGAACGCCACGGAAACTCCGCGGCCTTCCTCTTCGCTCTGGCGAACAAGCTCATCGAATTGGACCGCCACGACGAGGCCCGCCCGGTCCTGACCCACTACATCATCGTGTCGCCCGACCGCTGGGGATACGATCAGTTGGCCGAATGCCAGCAAAAGGCCGGGGACGAGGCCGGTTGGCTGGAAACGCTGAATGCGTACCTTGAGGACACCGAGAACTCGGGCCTGGACCATGCCACGGTGCAGGTGAGGCTGGCCAGGTTCTACCTCAAGAAGGGACTTCCGGAGAAGGCCAGGCCCTATGCGTACGATGCCGCAGCCACCTGGGCCGGCTGGGCCATGAAGTGCGCCGCCGAGGTCGACGAACAACTCGGCGACCTGGAATCCGCCGGCGCATGGCTGCAGCGGACGGCCGAACGCTACCCCTCGAGTTGGGCCGACTGGTACCTCTTCTCCCGCCGTACCGGCCGCGCCGAGCCAGAACGGGCTGCAAAACTGGCCAGGGTCATGACGCGAGTCCCCGGGGCGACAGACCCCGTAACGCTGGCCTTCTATCACTGGATCGAAGGAGATGCTGACGCCGCCCTCCGCACGCTGAATCCGGGAACCGCCTCGACCAACGACCTCCGGGTCGCCATCAACCTGGCCCTCCTCCAGGACCAGACTGGCGCGACTGACGAGCGGGACAAGACGGTGAAACGGATGGTCGATGAGATGAAGAACTCAGGCCCCAAGACGGTGGAGATCTGCGAGATGCTCTTCGGCTCGCTGGCCCCCGGGGCGAAACCGCCGGATCTCGCGGCCATCGACGCCATGATCGCCGACTGGACTCCGGAACCGCGGTCGATCGTCGAGTACCTTGTGGGACGCTTCCTCCTCAACCGAGGCCGGATCGAAGACGCCCGGAAGCACCTGGAATACTGCGTCGGCTACGTCGGATTCAACTCGTGGTACAGAACCGCGACGAGCGTGTGGCTCCGCGAGGCGTCGCCGGACGCCAAACCCACCCCCAAGCCGGCCAATCCCGGCCGTAAACCCGACGACCCAACGACCACCTGAGCAGCGGAAGGAACGGAAGGACCGCTTCGACTGAACGTTCACCGCGTATTATGACGCCATCATATAATGTATGGTGAGTTCGTCCTGCTCCACGACCGGAAACTCGTCCGGGCGTTCCTGGACGGTGCCTATAACCCAAACGACAACACGAACATCGGCTCCTCGGACGTGACGGGGAACCGTTCAGGGGTTGGGCGGACCTTGCCGCGTTCGTAGACGCCGACGAGCTTGGCTTCCGTGACACGGGACGACTGTGGGTCCGGCGAGAGGACGGATTTCCTTAAACTGCCGCTGAGTCCAGTTCAGGCCAGCCGAGGGCGGCAGCCTGACCCGAAAGACCGAGCCGAGCGCGTTCGGCCGTCACCAGAACCGATTGCTCGCGGATAAGATAATAATGAAGCGATGACATCCACATGGGCCCACGGAGGTCGAGAGATGACGATCACGATCGAACTCCCCCCCGATGAGGAGGAGGCGCTCCTTGAGAAGGCCCGTATGAGCGGACGTGATCTGGCTTCCTACATCCAGGGAATCATTCAGGATCACATCCAGCACGGGCAAGTTGGGGCATGGCCCGACGACCTCATCGACCGGGAAGCCATCGCTTACTGCACCCGTGAGATCGGCGGCGAGAAAGTCCCTTCTCACGAGGAGGTAAGGCAGGCGCTGGCCAAGATCTCCGGTTCGATGGCCGAGGCGGTCATCGAGGAACGCAACGAGCGCTTCTGAATGCCTCACTACTTCTTTGACACCAGCGCTCTCGTGAAGCACTACCACGCGGAGGCGGGCTCGCTCGAAGTTTCGAAGATCGTGGACGACCCCAAGTCCATCAATTCCATCGCTCGACTCACTCTGGCCGAGATGGTCTCGGTCTTCGCCAGGAAGGTCAGGACAGGTGAGATCCGCGACCCGGATTTCGACCTTCTCAAACTCAGATTCTTCGCCGACGTCGCCCATCGGCTGATCGTTCCGGTCCGCATCCTGAACGGCCATTTCGAGGCGGCGGGCTCGCTTATCTCGAAACACGGCCGGACTCGGCAACTGCACACGCTCGACGCCTTGCAACTGGCGGTTGCTCTCTCCATCCAATTCCCGTCGCCCGTCGATCATTTCGTTTCGGCCGACCAACGGCTTCTCGAAATCGCCGCCCGCCAAGGACTCTCCTGCATCAATCCAGAGACGATATGATCGCGATCCCTCCGATGGATCGGCGCATCTTCCCAGAAAAACGCATTCGCCCGACGGCCGAATCGGCATAATACGGGGAAGAGCGTGATTCGAGGGAAGCGAGGGCGGTCTCGACGATGATCGAGCGGGCGACGGACGCGATCTTGCTGAGGAGGTTCGCCGAGGGGCGCGAGGAGGCCGCGTTCGCGGAACTCGTGGAACGCCACGGGCCCGGCGTCAAGCGCGTCTGTCGGCGGTTCCTTCGGAGCGAGCACGACGCCGAAGACGTCTTTCAGGCGACGTTCCTGCTCCTGGCCCTGCGAGCCTCCGACGTGGCCTGGCGGTCGTCGGTCGCCGGCTGGGTGGGGGACGTGGCCCGTCGGTTGGCCCTCCACGCCCGGAGCGAGATCGCCCGCCGAAGCCGTCGAGAAACCCTCGCCTCATCCCTGCCCGGCGACTTCCGCTTCGGCGACGCCGGCCCTCTGCCCGACCTGGAATGCCCTCTTTCCGCATTCACCGAGGAAATCGAGCGGCGCGACGTCCGTCAGGCGATTGACGGCGCCCTGGACGATCTGCCTGAGAAATACCGGGCTCCCCTGGCCCTCTGTTACCTGGAAGGCAAGACCAACCAGGAAGCGGCTGCCGCGCTGGGATATCCCGTCGGCTCCATCTCCCGACGCCTCGACCGGGCCCGATCGCTCCTCCGCAAGAGCTTGATCGGCCGAGGGGTTACGCTCGGGCTGCTGCTCGCGGCGACCGTCTGGGCCGCCTCTTTCCTGCGATCCGATCATCGACCCGACCTCCCCCCCACGAGCGGAACGATCGCGACGGCGGCCACTCACCCCGATGCCCTGCGTGCGGCCGGGCTGACAGAACTCCTGGCCGCGCTGGAGCGTAATGACGGCGAAGGGCTCGACCGCGCCCGGATCGAGGCGGGCGTCGAGCACGCCGATCGTGCGGCCGTCGTTCGCGAGGAGTCCCGAAACCTGGCCGGCGCAACCCGGCTGGCGGCGCGGGAACTGGCCGCGAAGCCCGACGGCTCGGCGGCCTCGCGACTTCTCGCAACCTGCGTGCGATGCCACGTCGCGCTCCATTGATTCGTCTTAACCCTCCGGCT comes from the Paludisphaera rhizosphaerae genome and includes:
- a CDS encoding type II toxin-antitoxin system VapC family toxin, with the translated sequence MPHYFFDTSALVKHYHAEAGSLEVSKIVDDPKSINSIARLTLAEMVSVFARKVRTGEIRDPDFDLLKLRFFADVAHRLIVPVRILNGHFEAAGSLISKHGRTRQLHTLDALQLAVALSIQFPSPVDHFVSADQRLLEIAARQGLSCINPETI
- a CDS encoding RNA polymerase sigma factor; protein product: MIERATDAILLRRFAEGREEAAFAELVERHGPGVKRVCRRFLRSEHDAEDVFQATFLLLALRASDVAWRSSVAGWVGDVARRLALHARSEIARRSRRETLASSLPGDFRFGDAGPLPDLECPLSAFTEEIERRDVRQAIDGALDDLPEKYRAPLALCYLEGKTNQEAAAALGYPVGSISRRLDRARSLLRKSLIGRGVTLGLLLAATVWAASFLRSDHRPDLPPTSGTIATAATHPDALRAAGLTELLAALERNDGEGLDRARIEAGVEHADRAAVVREESRNLAGATRLAARELAAKPDGSAASRLLATCVRCHVALH
- a CDS encoding tetratricopeptide repeat protein, encoding MTSPDDGIKTGLANEAGTGRKRGNGAATVVLLAVIAVAGIVIYRNIPDRPWFPATPTPETASAAPPPKPIPVSPNAPDPADVTSLISISKARDGRATVELARPVAPRDVSKIAGTDQDLLFREFARQAVLIAARDERGAATRDELLDDAPPTAEAVAQVGTLFRTNVQSRLLIRPVAAGKVDEQTEPLTVGDLDPKKVSGEAEPELVLTEKLSRTSIPETLDRLGLKGEPNAYRADASVPNGVEEKLGSLGLVDLVRAIREVHAAIRTDGESPARLGALVRGYATLGALTTHHWSAAHRAFEARSLLYAQRLVAKEESSAFALRHRAFAEALAGRHASAIKDLTAAAGREGGAEAPAWVEVIDAYVQYALPRLGAAKPPHDRLGAYLKMLAVEQPAGTRQLIHAAEAVIQVDPDCSQAFDMISSNGGLSDLHKATVLGPQSFHEFLRSKLHAAKDLPESARKSLEDEDDAALDDALAQAGRVGSDSGEPSWGVLAHLARETRFVQVMRRLDFMRKKWSVPVDDFWEAARTSIMHHPYRPFLGMLAGNPEDRRDYEEFSMVYDRADLESTEAPFILHIQHTPGPALDSARDDWNLVGAHNTSSVRDITLMLNGTREELRANYAERLMEASPNNAYAASMLVKYDWAKSQPKLAEWKERHGNSAAFLFALANKLIELDRHDEARPVLTHYIIVSPDRWGYDQLAECQQKAGDEAGWLETLNAYLEDTENSGLDHATVQVRLARFYLKKGLPEKARPYAYDAAATWAGWAMKCAAEVDEQLGDLESAGAWLQRTAERYPSSWADWYLFSRRTGRAEPERAAKLARVMTRVPGATDPVTLAFYHWIEGDADAALRTLNPGTASTNDLRVAINLALLQDQTGATDERDKTVKRMVDEMKNSGPKTVEICEMLFGSLAPGAKPPDLAAIDAMIADWTPEPRSIVEYLVGRFLLNRGRIEDARKHLEYCVGYVGFNSWYRTATSVWLREASPDAKPTPKPANPGRKPDDPTTT